One window of Chryseobacterium indologenes genomic DNA carries:
- a CDS encoding cold shock domain-containing protein — MADSFSKKENFKKKIQKQKEKALRREERKTNNNKGAEDVFMYVDEFGRLTSTPPEQRQEVNLDDIQLGAAPIIEEDPRKTGIVTFLSEKGYGFITEDNSKENIFFHNNNCVEPVKKGNKVSFEKEKSPKGFSAVEIQIVK; from the coding sequence ATGGCAGATTCTTTTTCTAAAAAGGAAAATTTCAAGAAAAAAATTCAAAAGCAAAAAGAAAAGGCGCTAAGACGCGAAGAACGTAAAACGAACAACAACAAAGGAGCGGAGGATGTCTTCATGTATGTAGACGAATTCGGAAGATTAACTTCTACTCCACCTGAACAAAGACAGGAAGTAAACCTTGATGATATTCAACTGGGTGCTGCTCCTATTATTGAGGAAGATCCAAGAAAAACAGGAATTGTTACTTTCCTTAGTGAAAAAGGATACGGTTTCATCACTGAAGACAATTCTAAAGAAAATATCTTCTTCCACAACAATAACTGTGTAGAACCGGTAAAAAAAGGAAACAAAGTATCTTTCGAAAAAGAAAAGTCTCCTAAAGGATTCTCTGCTGTTGAAATTCAGATTGTTAAATAA
- a CDS encoding TolC family protein codes for MKRLNHRNIIYGIASLSLVSCAVPKVTELKKAQELPNELIKTDKNTDEFQQINLKAYFTDPQLLELFDKVVQANPDFQIAQQRVEIANSFLQRSKMDLLPSLEVGVQASGDRYGKYTMEGVGNYDTNLSPNITENQKINRDFTPNYWLGARSSWEIDAWGKLKNKKIAAQKKYLASTEGLRLLQVELFTDIANLYYQLVALDNRLAIYQKNYNLQQRAFEIVLAQREVGKATELAVQQFKAQNNNWLAEIEHIRVEIVTVEQAITTLTGSYGGEVKRGKILMPTNMEVLNKTINVEGVIHSRPDVAANYYVLEASQADAKAAKAAFYPKIDLGAGFGLNSFSVETFFKPSSLAGQLLGGLMVPVFNKGQLKYEFKVASKEQEIAFLNYQKSITTAFNELQSILKQTKIYERVLKLKSEEVGFLDRGVEVSNDLYLTGYANYFELINSQKSKLTAELDLLQFQHQNTRNNVMLFKALGGKLD; via the coding sequence ATGAAAAGATTAAATCATAGAAATATAATATACGGAATTGCCTCACTGAGCTTGGTTTCATGTGCTGTTCCCAAAGTAACAGAGTTGAAAAAAGCCCAGGAATTACCGAATGAACTGATCAAAACAGATAAAAATACGGATGAATTTCAGCAGATCAATCTGAAGGCTTACTTTACAGATCCCCAGCTCCTTGAGCTTTTTGATAAAGTAGTACAGGCAAATCCGGATTTCCAGATTGCACAGCAAAGAGTGGAAATTGCCAACAGTTTCCTTCAAAGATCAAAAATGGATCTACTGCCTTCCCTTGAAGTGGGAGTACAGGCTTCCGGTGACCGATACGGAAAATATACAATGGAAGGAGTTGGAAACTACGATACCAACCTTTCTCCTAATATCACGGAAAACCAGAAAATTAACAGGGATTTTACCCCTAATTACTGGCTGGGAGCAAGAAGCAGCTGGGAAATTGATGCTTGGGGCAAGCTGAAAAACAAAAAGATTGCTGCCCAAAAGAAATATCTGGCTTCCACAGAAGGATTGAGGTTGTTGCAGGTAGAACTTTTCACGGACATTGCCAATCTATATTACCAGTTGGTGGCTTTAGACAACCGTCTTGCCATTTACCAGAAGAACTACAACCTTCAGCAAAGAGCTTTTGAAATTGTGCTGGCACAACGTGAAGTAGGAAAAGCTACAGAATTGGCGGTACAGCAGTTCAAAGCGCAGAACAATAACTGGCTGGCAGAGATTGAACATATCAGGGTAGAAATCGTTACAGTAGAACAGGCTATTACTACGTTGACAGGAAGCTACGGCGGAGAGGTAAAACGCGGAAAAATATTGATGCCTACCAATATGGAAGTCTTGAATAAAACAATTAATGTAGAAGGAGTTATCCATTCCAGACCTGATGTAGCGGCAAATTATTATGTTTTAGAAGCTTCCCAGGCTGATGCAAAGGCTGCGAAAGCTGCTTTTTATCCTAAAATTGATCTTGGAGCCGGTTTCGGACTCAATTCTTTTTCTGTAGAGACATTCTTTAAACCAAGTTCATTGGCTGGGCAATTGTTGGGAGGATTAATGGTACCTGTTTTTAATAAAGGACAGTTGAAATATGAATTCAAAGTAGCGAGTAAAGAGCAGGAAATTGCTTTTTTAAACTATCAGAAAAGTATTACGACTGCTTTTAACGAACTTCAGTCGATCCTCAAACAGACTAAGATCTATGAACGGGTTTTGAAACTGAAATCAGAAGAAGTAGGTTTTCTGGACCGTGGTGTAGAGGTTTCCAACGATCTCTATCTGACAGGATATGCCAATTATTTTGAGCTGATCAACTCTCAGAAGAGCAAACTGACTGCTGAACTGGATTTATTACAATTCCAGCACCAAAATACCAGAAATAACGTCATGCTGTTTAAAGCACTGGGCGGGAAACTGGATTAA
- a CDS encoding efflux RND transporter permease subunit gives MVEMFIRRKVLSLVISILFVLLGIMALLKMPITQFPDIVPPSVTVTAKYTGANAEVSANAVALPLERAINGVPGMTYMSTVTSNDGLTLIQVFFEVGTDPDVAAVNVQNRVTTILDELPEEVIRAGVTTEKEVNSMLMYLNITSTDPSQDEQFIYNFTDINVLQELKRIDGVGRAEIMGQKEYSMRVWLDPQKMAAYNISADEVITSLQKQNISAAPGKVGETSGKTSSQLQYVIKYKGKFFEPKQYEEVPIRSDVDGTILKLKDIAKVEFGAMNYGMVSKTDGRPSASIMMKQRPGSNASEVIESVKAKMEELKVTSFPPGMEYNMAYDVSRFLDASISAVLTTLIEAFILVGIVVFIFLQDWRSTLIPVLAVPVALVGTFAFMNMLDFSVNLLTLFALVLAIGIVVDNAIVVVEAVHVKMEEGMNAMDATISATKEIAGAVVAITIVMSAVFIPVAFLDGPVGVFYRQFSLTLAISIVISGVNALTLTPALCAIILKPHDHNKKKTIIDRAFQSFNTGFERLTNGYVGILSKFATRTTVTFGLLFLFVGLTFVTSKFLPTGFIPMEDQGMVYVSVTTPQGATVERTEKVLDEVTVIAKKIKGVENVTTLAGYSIVTEIAGSSYGMAMINLKDWKERNISVNDLITELSDKTKSIADAQIEIFAPPTVPGFGNTSGFELRLLDRTGGTIENTDKITKDFVKKLNEAPELQNSFTSFDATFPQYMINVDYDMAAKKGVSVDNAMSTLQTMLGSYYATNFIRFSQMYKVMVQASPEHRDTPESILNLYLKNDKGEMVPFSTFITIEKVYGPEVLTRYNMYMSAMINGEPADGYSSGDAIAAVERVAKETLPRGFDVEWSGMTREEILSGNQTVYIFAICLLFVYLLLAAQYESFLLPMPVLLSLPTGIFGSYIALVLAGLDNNIYAQVALVMLIGLLAKNAILIVEFAVARNKQGYDIIPAAIEGARQRLRPILMTSFAFVAGLIPLCIASGAGAIGNRSIGTAAAGGMLIGTIFGLVVIPGLYIFFAKLENKKKDEKIKS, from the coding sequence ATGGTAGAAATGTTTATAAGACGAAAGGTTCTTTCGTTGGTTATTTCCATATTATTTGTACTGCTGGGAATTATGGCTTTATTAAAGATGCCTATTACCCAGTTTCCGGATATCGTACCACCTTCAGTAACCGTTACGGCAAAATATACAGGAGCGAATGCCGAAGTATCTGCCAATGCGGTAGCTCTTCCTCTGGAAAGGGCAATCAATGGAGTTCCGGGAATGACGTATATGTCAACAGTAACTTCCAATGACGGTCTTACCCTTATCCAGGTGTTCTTTGAAGTAGGAACAGATCCTGACGTAGCAGCGGTAAACGTTCAGAACAGGGTGACAACTATTCTTGATGAACTTCCTGAAGAGGTGATCAGGGCCGGAGTTACCACTGAAAAAGAGGTGAACAGTATGCTGATGTACCTCAACATCACGAGTACAGACCCAAGTCAGGATGAGCAGTTCATCTATAACTTTACAGATATTAACGTCCTTCAGGAGCTGAAACGTATTGATGGAGTGGGGCGTGCCGAGATCATGGGACAGAAAGAATATTCCATGAGAGTATGGCTGGATCCTCAGAAAATGGCCGCTTACAATATTTCCGCAGATGAAGTCATCACTTCCCTGCAAAAGCAGAATATTTCAGCAGCACCCGGAAAAGTAGGAGAAACGTCAGGGAAAACTTCCAGCCAGCTTCAGTATGTGATCAAATATAAAGGAAAGTTTTTTGAGCCTAAACAATATGAAGAAGTTCCCATCAGATCTGATGTTGACGGAACAATTTTAAAGCTTAAAGATATTGCTAAAGTTGAATTCGGAGCGATGAACTACGGAATGGTTTCCAAAACAGACGGAAGACCCTCTGCATCCATTATGATGAAACAACGTCCGGGCTCCAATGCTTCTGAGGTTATTGAAAGCGTAAAGGCAAAGATGGAAGAATTAAAAGTAACATCTTTCCCACCCGGAATGGAGTATAACATGGCTTATGATGTTTCCAGATTCCTGGATGCGTCTATCAGTGCAGTATTGACAACGCTTATCGAAGCCTTTATTCTGGTAGGAATTGTGGTATTTATCTTCCTTCAGGACTGGCGTTCCACATTGATTCCCGTATTAGCTGTTCCGGTAGCGCTTGTAGGGACTTTTGCCTTCATGAATATGCTTGATTTCTCTGTCAACCTTTTAACATTGTTTGCATTGGTTCTGGCCATTGGAATTGTAGTTGATAATGCCATTGTCGTCGTTGAAGCCGTTCACGTGAAAATGGAAGAAGGAATGAATGCGATGGATGCTACCATCAGTGCCACCAAAGAAATTGCAGGAGCCGTGGTAGCGATTACGATTGTAATGTCAGCCGTATTTATTCCTGTAGCGTTCCTGGATGGTCCGGTAGGGGTATTTTACCGTCAGTTTTCATTGACACTGGCAATCAGTATTGTGATTTCCGGAGTGAATGCATTGACGCTTACCCCGGCGCTTTGTGCTATTATTTTAAAACCCCATGACCACAATAAGAAGAAAACAATTATTGACAGGGCTTTCCAGAGTTTCAATACAGGGTTTGAAAGACTGACCAATGGTTATGTAGGTATTTTATCAAAATTTGCGACAAGAACCACGGTTACTTTTGGACTGTTGTTTTTATTTGTCGGACTAACCTTTGTAACCAGCAAATTCCTGCCAACCGGATTTATCCCAATGGAAGATCAGGGAATGGTGTATGTAAGTGTGACCACTCCGCAGGGTGCAACAGTAGAAAGAACTGAAAAAGTGCTGGATGAAGTAACGGTTATCGCCAAGAAAATTAAAGGAGTCGAAAACGTGACTACTCTTGCAGGGTACAGCATCGTTACAGAAATTGCAGGTTCCTCTTACGGAATGGCGATGATCAACCTTAAAGACTGGAAAGAAAGAAATATTTCCGTGAATGATCTGATCACAGAGCTTTCTGACAAAACAAAAAGCATTGCTGATGCCCAGATTGAGATTTTTGCGCCGCCCACAGTTCCGGGATTCGGTAATACCAGCGGTTTTGAACTGCGTTTGCTTGACAGAACCGGAGGAACCATTGAAAATACCGATAAGATCACCAAAGATTTCGTTAAAAAACTCAATGAAGCTCCAGAACTGCAGAACAGCTTTACCAGTTTTGATGCCACTTTCCCGCAATACATGATCAACGTAGATTATGATATGGCAGCAAAGAAAGGAGTTTCTGTGGACAATGCGATGTCTACATTGCAGACAATGCTTGGATCCTATTATGCCACGAATTTTATCCGTTTCAGTCAGATGTATAAAGTAATGGTACAGGCGAGTCCCGAGCATAGAGATACCCCTGAAAGCATTCTGAATTTATATTTAAAAAATGATAAAGGCGAAATGGTTCCCTTCTCTACCTTCATCACTATTGAAAAAGTGTACGGACCCGAAGTACTGACGAGGTATAATATGTATATGTCTGCCATGATTAATGGAGAACCTGCAGATGGTTACAGCTCCGGAGATGCTATTGCTGCGGTAGAACGTGTTGCGAAAGAAACACTGCCGAGAGGATTTGATGTTGAATGGTCAGGAATGACAAGAGAAGAAATCTTATCAGGAAACCAGACTGTTTACATTTTCGCGATCTGTCTTTTATTCGTTTATCTTTTACTGGCTGCACAATACGAAAGTTTCCTTCTTCCGATGCCGGTATTATTAAGCCTTCCAACGGGAATCTTTGGTTCCTATATCGCATTGGTACTTGCTGGGTTAGATAACAATATTTATGCACAGGTGGCATTGGTCATGCTGATCGGACTTTTGGCTAAAAATGCCATTCTGATCGTGGAATTTGCAGTAGCAAGAAATAAACAGGGATACGATATCATTCCGGCAGCAATTGAAGGAGCCAGACAGCGTCTGAGACCTATCCTGATGACCTCTTTTGCATTCGTGGCAGGACTTATTCCTTTATGTATTGCATCAGGAGCCGGAGCCATCGGTAACCGTTCCATTGGTACGGCTGCGGCAGGAGGAATGTTGATAGGAACTATCTTCGGATTGGTCGTGATTCCGGGACTGTATATATTCTTTGCAAAACTTGAAAATAAGAAGAAAGATGAAAAGATTAAATCATAG